From Cucumis melo cultivar AY chromosome 3, USDA_Cmelo_AY_1.0, whole genome shotgun sequence:
ATTAGTTTTAAAACGTTTCTGATACCGATTCTCTGCGCAACATGAAGTGTCTCTCCTTCATAACCACAGCCGATTCTTGACAAGTTCAAAATTGGGAGATTTTTTATAACCTCCTTAGCAAAGGGTGAAAGGGAAACCTCGTCTAACTTCTATCCCTTTTTATTTCAATGAACATCCTCGTTccttatcttaaaaaaaaaatccacaaatgtaattacaataaaataaaacaaaatccgTGCAAATTGGTGTTCATAACAGAGGAAACAATATCCAGAATAGAGGAAGAAACATTTTCGGATGGCAGAAATATTCACATATTACATTCAGGGTGACAGCATAGTCAAAGAAAGAATGGACAACAGATAAGGATCATGTTGCTCACCTTGACTTGCCTCTGAAAAGACACACATAGGAACAAAGTCTTTAAACATATTTAAGGAAAAACTTTTTGGCACGTTTCCAGTCTCTGTTCCAGCCATCTCCATCTTGAACTGAGGTTCATTTTAAAGCATGCAAGGGAATACAGTtgttagacaaaaaaaaaaggataaacaATGAGCCACACAGAACACTCATGATTGCTGGAatgtataaaaaatttatttgcttcctatatttatatatatgtatatatatacacgtcTGCATGTGTGTGTACATATGAGTATGTATGGTCTAACAAAGACTTGTAAAAGTTAAGAAATAGCCAGCAACGATGATGATTGTCTTTGTGATGAAACCAaatatttattaagacaattgACAAATACAGCCGAACAATACAAAAATAGATGATAACATTGCTACCTTTCTGCTTAAGCTGCTAAAGAAATCATTCAAGTCCAATTAACTTCTCAACTGTAACATGTGTTTGTTAACCAGCTGAGACATAATTTCTAGTGTAATTAAGACAACTCGAAGAGCCTTTTTCTAATTCCCTATGTTTTTTGCGTATCATTGTCAGAAGACTTAGTttcttatattaattaattaataaataatagaGTGTTCCAGACTTTAATTTTAACGAGAGTGTTGATAATTGATATAACCGTGAGTGAGCTCCCAAGTGAAGATTTTAACTCTTCTAGGATACTCAATCTTCCAATTTAAGTTTCAAGGGAGGGGAGTACACGCCTAAACCAAATCTATAAACAAGGTTTCACAGCACACACCAATGGAGACATTATCCAAGTAGGTCATATCTTTTACAACATTTCATAACTATATTTCAGCTTCGTAACAAATGGTCCAAAAGAAGACTTCAATCTTCTTGCACAATTTGAGGCCAAAGCTCAGAACTTACATAAGTAAACTAATATCATTCCCCTTATCTGGAACAAATGTTATGACAAAAACAAAATAGACAAGTAAGAATAGAGGCTAAGAAGAAATCAATAAAGAGATTAACATGGTTTGAGGCATTTCCTCAAGTCCCACCAGGACTCGTTGCCCCTGGACCTGGGTCTCACTGCCCTATGCTTCTCATTCAATACGCCAAACAACAGATTTAAGACATTGCAACAACAAAATTGTCAAAGAACTTCGGCAATACATATCATAAAACCAAGCTGCCCCTCCCAAGTAATCAAAATTACAACGAATCAAAATCTAGGGTTCTGCTTACACATCCCTTCAAGCATCGATCAAAGAAACAACATAATTCACAAGATTTAAAGCCCAAGAAAACAAGTTTAATTAGTTAGCTACATAAACATCAATTACAGATATCGAATTATAGATTACCTGGAGAGAAGAAGACTCGTCGGATTGAAGAGGATCGAGAGAAAGAATGACCTTAGCGAGAGGAAGAGGATCGGATGGAGGATGAGCCTGCCACGACTTAGCGACTAGCAACGGACACTTCATCAGCCACACTGATCTATCCGCCTTTCCTGTATCCAAGTTACTGCTACTACCGCCGCTGCCGTGGTCATCTTCCATATCTATTAACTTACAAaatcactctctctctcttctgaATTTCCAACGGCGGATTTACTGCaactttgttcttctttttttcttttctggaGACGACGGCGGTGTGGAAGTCCGTGGACGGAAGAGGAGTGGACCCTAAAGAAGTGGAAAGCGGTGGTCGGAAATCCGAGGGAGGTTTGATATTACGCAATCAGTGCTAGAAGATTGTCGTACAAGTGATGTAATCTGTATACTAAAACGAAGAGTATAGACTATAGAGTTTATCTCTCAATCGAGTATTGACTTTCTTTTGACGAAGACACTGATTTGTGGTGTTACCGACCGCTTCTGATAGTTGCTCGAGACAGTAACTTTCTCTTTCttagcttttttctttttttttttctttttgataaattgaaaagataaaaactTTAATTGGAATTATACCACCAAAATTTGTTAAGGGTAAAAGTAAAAACTTGATTCTGTAAACTAACATTGAAGTTATTAGAACCTCAACTTAGTTAGTTGTTGAGAAGGGTCGAGTTTTGAGTATGATGTCATTTTAGTCTTTGTCATTATTTTAACCTAAATTGCTAATgtacattttaaaaatacttttacCCGTTTAAAAGTTACATTGATCTTagtctaaaaaagaaaaaaaaaagtttagaacCACTCATGTAAGTATAATGATTAGTTTTCTTGAGTTCAACCGAACAAGTTTTAAAACAAATCATATGAACatctctttgtttttctttttataaagatAATCAGAGTTGTCTAATTTTTACATCAATTTACTTACCCAACCATATATTTGTATGTATGTAAACGAAAAGTTAAAGTATAAAGTCCCACACATTCTACCAAAATCTTCCTTTAAGACTTACCGAAATGATAGATAGTCGAATACAAAAAATACATATTTGGCTATTAACACACACCGATTAATTATTCGTATAGTAAGAACATTAAGAAGATTAATTATTAGTAGTAAGAACATTTCTTAATTTTTCGTTAAGTTTgaggatattttttaaatttttaaaagtttaagggtattttaaatcattatacttttatatacttttttaaaatatttgtttttaccTCCTATCACTTAAGGAGGGCTTCCAATTTTTCTTAGTTGAAGAACAATGAAACAATCCATTAAGTAATCCATCTTTCTAAAGAAGAGTTCAAGAAGAAAACTCAAaccaaatataataatattccACACATATCAAACTACCACAATCCAACAATTAATATAAAACACAAGTAACTTCTTCCTGAATGGGCCAGTTATCTGAACAAATCATGATATCAAAATGCAAGTATGAAAATTGTTATTCGGTATTCGGAGAGGCCTCCTCCTCTTCTATCGCTGCTACCGGTGGTTCTATGTTAATTTGGTAAGTGACTGTGGCGATAATCCTTGTCCATATGGTGGTCAGGTCAAAGGAGTAACGAAATAAATAAAGAGTAAGGGCCAAAATAGTTGCAGAAGCAGTGATGATGAATAAGCTCTTAAAGTAACTAAGGTCAATGCTTGAAGAAGTATATGAGTCATCACTACtactaaattttttaatttcgtCATTTCCAAACCATGTCTTGTCTATTGCTTTTATTTCTTTGTCAACCTGAGTCATATTCAACAATGCCTTCGATATATCATCTACCAAAGTTGAACCTAGTGGGAAAGCctacaaaaattaaaacattATGTTTTGCTTCATTTATGATAATGTTGTATTAAATTGATAAGTCCGCTGCCAAACACACGagcacatacatacatacatacatatatatatatatatataaataaaatacgCATACCTAACAAACACACCATTACATTTTCTTTAATCACACCATAGAAACCTAAACTTAGTTTGAAATTGTTAATTAACCATATACGTGCAACTTTAAACAACTTATGTATATTCTTCTTAAAACAAACAAGTTGGGTATGATGATGATTTTAGCCTCAAATACAATTcagtcaaactttaactttaAGCAAAACTTGAAtcgattattattatttgctaAGATATAAAAGAGAAATGGAGAGAAAATGAAAGGACTTACAAATCCAGAACCACCAGTACTGTATTGAGAAACGGTCATGGTATAGTTACCACCATATATTCCAAGAAAAAGCTTCATGTAAGGGATCTCATCAATGGCAGCATCAACACCGCCTTTTCGGCTTCCTTTAGTTAAGAGGTCATTGAGTTGCTCTAATGTGTCGTAGGGTACCAAGTGTTGTATGCCTAAAACCTTTAATGTGCCATAAATAAAGGAGCCATTTTGATATCCAACAAACCAATTGTTTCTTATGATTTGATTAATGTCGGTGACTGGTTGGAGCTGTTGCACCGTTAACCATGACGTTAAGCTTGCTGTGTAGCTCTGTGCTAGGACGAACACCACGAAGAACCATATCACCACCACCATCCTTGATAAATTGCTCGTTAATTTCTCCCCTAAGGTAtgaatttcaaacaaaaaatcaaaacaaatttaattagTTAAACCGTTAAATTAAAATGAACAAAGGAAAAAACCCTATAATAAACCTAAAACAAAATCTTTAGGAAAACAAAaccttaaaaaatataatagttATTAGTGAAGAGGTTTAATAATTACTTTGGGCAAAGACCATGATGCTGAAGGAGAACCAGAGACCGGTGGCGATTTGATGCCATATAGGGCCACAACAAAAGTCTTCATTGTTTTCATGTTCTAAAATCCAAACCACGAAgcccaagaaaacaaagaaactgaAGCTTGTGATCCAAAGTTTCAAACTTAAAGGCTTTAAGAACAACCACCCAGGATCCACCAAGTCGTCTCTAATTACAGGAACGATCACGGCAACTCCAGCTTCGGTAAATGGTAGAGAAAAGTCTACAAACATAGATCTGTTTGCTAATATTGTTATGTCTCCAACAGCTGCATCATATTTCTATCCACATATATACAAGTCATCATATTAATTGGAATATTAGTTTTAGAATAAATATATGCatatttcaaaaaaatcaaaaaatagAGTGTGAACGATGAAAACTAAAATCTAAAACAATGTAATAATGAgacttaaaaaatatatagcTATAATTGGAATGATAGATGCCGCTGTCAATGTTATCTAATTGATATAATATGAGATTTTGctgtattttataaatactttgattcattattctttatttgaATATGCAGTAATCCAACCCACCCGTCTGTACACTGATAGTATCAAGTCGTCGTATGGGCCGtcgaagtaaaaaaaatcatatgtAATAGCATATGGAAGCTTTTTAGCAGCCACCTCGAAGATTTTTAAACAGTAATCGACGATGCTGTGGTTACTCATGAAGGAATAAGCCATATACTTCTTATCCCTTTTCAACATTGGAACTCCTATTTTCAGTCTGTTCATTGGATTAAATGGAATCCATCCAGTAGGCTGTTGAATGGAGTATCCAGGCCAAATAATGGGTCTTAATGTAACATTCCGATTATATTCTCCGGTGAGGTTCATTTTAGGAGTCCAATATCCAACCGTACTAATATCTCCATCTCCAATTACATTTACTATTTGCAAATTCTGTGACGACTGATAATATGGTGGTTGGGCTTTAGATTGACCAAAACTAAACTCCCCACTCAGACCTTTGAATCTTACCATCGACAGGGACTCCATGAATGTCGTACCATTTTGAGGTATCCCAGAAACGACGTTCCTTTCGGCCGCTATGGCTAGAGCCCAAGTGGAATCGTAAGCCCACAGGCCGAAAACATCTGGGTTTGGGTAATATTGGATTAGGTTTGGATTTTCTTGTAGAAATTTCTTTCTCCATCTAATGGTGAAGTTGTCGAGTTCGATTGTCTTGGGGACAAAGGGTTTTACTCCTAAAAATCCCTGCATTGATCTGAGAGTTGAATAATTTATAGAATTTAAGGAACTTGTAATGGCGTCAGCGAGAATCCAAGCATAGCCTTTCCTGGTTATTCCAATTTCATTGGCTGTGGTGAATACATGAGAGGCCAAGCTGTGAACCATGTGTACAATGAAAATTGTTGCCTGCTCCTTATTTTTCAACATTTCAAGCTCTTCTCTAATTTCGTCGACCGAAGCTCCTGGGTTGATTCGGTAAACATGAGTGTTTACTTCCTCTTCCTGTCATTCACCAacattctttttaatttctttttcttaaacaacattaagaaaaaaaaaacaattacatAATTGACCTGTAAAGCGTGGATCAGATCTAGAACAACCGACTTTCCAAATTCATCATCTTGGTAAATGGTAACAATTTGCTTCCATTCAAAAGTTTTAATGATGTCGCGAATGGCATAAATTTGTGAGAAATGGTTGTAGGCTCGTAACAAATATGGAGAAGTTAGGTAAGAGAAAGTGGagggtggtggtggtggtggtgcaAACGAGATTAATGGCACCTTAAATTTTTCACTTAGTTGGATAATGTAAGGAGCCTGGAACGAACTTTCTGGCCCTAAGATGGCTTTCACTTCACTCTTCTCTATTAGCTCCAATGCTGAGATTGAccaaaaatataaacaaaacaaaacaaaaattttcGTCAATAACAACTCACCACGTGATAAAACCTAAATGAGTATAGTTCAACATACATAAAATTTGTACTATTGTCTTTTCGTTAGAAATTTGATTCTCTCGATCTACGTAtctcttttaaagaaaaagatggTTTTTAAGATTGATAGAGAAAATTTTAATTCTTACGACGTGTTTACAATTGTGTGCTTTGTTATTAGATTTGTAGGAAGACAATATGAATGTAAAACTTTTTTTTACAACATACCGGTGTGAAATAACGAATTTTCTTACGGACTACTTATTTTTAGAAGGCTTAAATGTGTTATCTGAACTAACTTTTTACAAGCAATTTTTTAACTTTATGTTAAGGTCATATCATCctgaaataattaaaatgaaaattgtGTGCATATAGATAAGGATCTAGCTCTCGCTCCTTTGAACTTAGTGTTTCAATTCCTCACTCCCACTATTTTCTCCTCACCCTCACTTTTTGCTCAACATGAACACACAATGACTATTTCCCCTATAATGCAAACAAAAGATCATAAaacttgaattttaaaaaaggtAAGACACATATTCCACATTTTGGATGAACTATACAGTTATTGATCACATAGAATGAAATGAAAATCAAAATACATAAAACGAAAATATGAACGGTGTTAGACCTTGAGAAGCTGCGAGCAAAAGATCATCCTTAGAGTCAATGATATGAAGGAGGATTTTGGTGTTGTAATGAGGATGAGAAGAATAGAAATCGGATAGGGAGAGATTGATGCAACTTAAACCCATCTTCCCAACCCAACTGCTCGAATCAAGAATCACTCCCACATTCACAATGCTCGTTTGTTTGTCGATCTGATCTGCACCACATACTATGCAACTCCATAACTCAACCATCACAACGATTCTTCCATAAAAATCCCTTCGATAAATGGATTTTGCTTTCATTTTTTACAACCTTTATTCCCAGCTATGATTCTTGCAAGGTTTTTCAACTAATTTCATTTTCAACAACAcataaaataattatcaaatacaACACTAGCTAGAATCCGTCCCGAAATTAACCAACTTCATATAATTTCTCGAACAATAGACTAATCTAGTTGatgaattaaattatttgaaaacATCTTTATCACTCGTTAagataacaaaaaataaatagacaTATACATATGTAagtaattatttattaattgcGTGTgttaaaagaaatagaaataaaaatatgtttttcctttttaaatacTTCTCTtcggaaaaaggaaaaagcaaaATTGTTTGAGTATTATTTGTGGTTTATTGTATTTTCTTCTTCACATGTGTCAAGGagtgttaaataaaaaaattgataaactatttacgctctataaaataaaataaaatttattacacattttttttacgaaagataaatattttgttaaatattctattttgaCCCTGTTTCGTGAAAAAAAGTTTTATAGGATAATTCTAATTGTTCcccaggaaaaaaaattatataattatataaattatataattgaaaattacgtgtaaatataaaattaggaaaaaataaattgagaaataGAAGATCGGGACCGTCTCATTGAAAATCAAAGTGAGGAGCTCAGATTGGATTGCACGTCTTCTGCAACTAACGAAGCAACGTCACATAATGGAatgtttaaatat
This genomic window contains:
- the LOC103488549 gene encoding glutamate receptor 2.2-like, with amino-acid sequence MVELWSCIVCGADQIDKQTSIVNVGVILDSSSWVGKMGLSCINLSLSDFYSSHPHYNTKILLHIIDSKDDLLLAASQALELIEKSEVKAILGPESSFQAPYIIQLSEKFKVPLISFAPPPPPPSTFSYLTSPYLLRAYNHFSQIYAIRDIIKTFEWKQIVTIYQDDEFGKSVVLDLIHALQEEEVNTHVYRINPGASVDEIREELEMLKNKEQATIFIVHMVHSLASHVFTTANEIGITRKGYAWILADAITSSLNSINYSTLRSMQGFLGVKPFVPKTIELDNFTIRWRKKFLQENPNLIQYYPNPDVFGLWAYDSTWALAIAAERNVVSGIPQNGTTFMESLSMVRFKGLSGEFSFGQSKAQPPYYQSSQNLQIVNVIGDGDISTVGYWTPKMNLTGEYNRNVTLRPIIWPGYSIQQPTGWIPFNPMNRLKIGVPMLKRDKKYMAYSFMSNHSIVDYCLKIFEVAAKKLPYAITYDFFYFDGPYDDLILSVYRRKYDAAVGDITILANRSMFVDFSLPFTEAGVAVIVPVIRDDLVDPGWLFLKPLSLKLWITSFSFFVFLGFVVWILEHENNEDFCCGPIWHQIATGLWGEINEQFIKDGGGDMVLRGVRPSTELHSKLNVMVLGIQHLVPYDTLEQLNDLLTKGSRKGGVDAAIDEIPYMKLFLGIYGGNYTMTVSQYSTGGSGFAFPLGSTLVDDISKALLNMTQVDKEIKAIDKTWFGNDEIKKFSSSDDSYTSSSIDLSYFKSLFIITASATILALTLYLFRYSFDLTTIWTRIIATVTYQINIEPPVAAIEEEEASPNTE